Proteins co-encoded in one Streptococcus ruminicola genomic window:
- the ilvN gene encoding acetolactate synthase small subunit, whose translation MRRMLTAKLQNSTGVLNRFTGVLSRRQVNIESISVGQTMEDNVSRITIIIDVESLEEVEQIIKQLNRLIDVLRVRDITDIPHLEREVILVKLTAPTSKRAEILAVIQPFRASVVDVAPKSITIQVTGDGDKIDALLRVVKPYGIQNLARTGATGFSRDFSC comes from the coding sequence ATGCGTAGAATGTTGACAGCAAAGCTTCAAAATTCAACAGGTGTTCTTAATCGTTTCACAGGCGTCCTCTCACGCCGACAGGTTAACATTGAGTCTATTTCCGTTGGACAAACAATGGAAGACAATGTCTCTCGAATTACGATTATTATCGATGTTGAGAGTTTGGAAGAAGTTGAACAAATCATCAAACAATTGAACCGTTTGATTGATGTGCTTCGCGTTCGTGATATTACGGATATTCCACACTTGGAACGTGAAGTGATTTTAGTTAAATTGACAGCACCAACAAGCAAACGTGCCGAGATTTTAGCGGTTATTCAACCGTTTCGTGCAAGTGTTGTTGACGTAGCACCAAAATCAATTACTATTCAGGTAACTGGTGATGGTGATAAAATCGATGCTTTGCTTCGTGTTGTCAAACCTTATGGTATTCAGAATCTTGCCCGCACAGGTGCGACAGGATTCTCAAGAGATTTTTCTTGTTAA
- the ilvA gene encoding threonine ammonia-lyase IlvA codes for MILAKDVVDAYDVLKDVVERTPLDFDRYLSEKYGATVYLKRENMQKVRSFKIRGAYYAIHQLSEDEKKRGVVCASAGNHAQGVAFTCHEMKISATIFMPVTTPQQKIGQVRFFGGPYVTIKLVGDTFDASAQAAQDFTKSEGMTFIDPFDDENVQAGQGTVAYEIYEQAQEEGVTFDQIFVPVGGGGLIAGVATYIKDVAPEIQVVGVEASGARSMRAAFDKGHPVKLEEIDKFADGIAVQKVGEKTFEVARKHVDKLVGVDEGLISETLIDMYSKQGIIAEPAGASSIAALEVMKDEIKGKTVVCIISGGNNDINRMQEMEERALIYDGVKHYFVVNFPQRPGALREFVNNILGPNDDITRFEYIKRANKGTGPVLIGITLGDKNDYNDFIDRLSGFDPSYINLHGNESLYNLLV; via the coding sequence ATGATCTTAGCTAAGGATGTTGTTGACGCCTATGACGTCTTGAAAGATGTTGTTGAGCGTACACCCCTAGATTTTGACCGCTATTTGTCGGAAAAATATGGTGCAACTGTTTATCTTAAACGTGAAAACATGCAGAAGGTTCGTTCTTTCAAAATTCGTGGAGCCTACTATGCTATTCACCAATTATCAGAGGATGAAAAAAAACGTGGTGTAGTATGTGCTTCAGCTGGTAACCACGCTCAAGGTGTTGCCTTTACGTGTCATGAAATGAAGATTTCAGCAACAATTTTTATGCCAGTAACAACTCCGCAACAAAAAATTGGGCAAGTGAGATTTTTTGGTGGTCCTTATGTGACGATTAAGCTTGTTGGAGATACTTTTGATGCATCAGCTCAAGCAGCACAAGATTTTACAAAATCAGAAGGAATGACTTTTATCGATCCTTTTGATGATGAAAATGTGCAGGCTGGTCAAGGAACGGTAGCTTACGAGATTTATGAACAAGCTCAAGAAGAAGGTGTAACTTTTGATCAAATCTTTGTGCCAGTTGGTGGTGGTGGTTTGATTGCAGGAGTTGCCACATACATTAAAGATGTAGCTCCAGAAATCCAAGTAGTTGGAGTCGAAGCCTCAGGTGCTCGTAGCATGCGTGCTGCTTTTGACAAAGGTCATCCTGTTAAATTGGAAGAAATCGATAAATTTGCTGATGGGATTGCAGTGCAAAAAGTTGGTGAAAAAACTTTTGAAGTTGCTCGTAAACATGTGGATAAATTAGTTGGTGTTGATGAAGGCTTGATTTCTGAAACACTTATCGACATGTATTCAAAACAAGGGATTATTGCTGAGCCTGCGGGAGCTTCTTCAATTGCAGCTCTTGAAGTGATGAAAGATGAGATTAAAGGGAAAACTGTCGTTTGTATCATTTCTGGTGGTAATAATGATATCAATCGTATGCAAGAGATGGAAGAACGTGCCCTTATCTATGATGGAGTGAAACATTATTTTGTGGTTAACTTCCCACAACGTCCAGGTGCCCTACGTGAATTTGTCAACAACATTCTTGGTCCAAACGATGACATTACACGTTTTGAGTACATTAAACGTGCGAATAAAGGCACAGGCCCTGTTCTCATCGGTATTACACTAGGTGATAAAAATGACTACAATGATTTTATTGATCGTTTGTCTGGTTTTGATCCTTCATACATCAATTTACACGGGAATGAAAGCCTTTATAATCTATTAGTTTGA
- a CDS encoding DAK2 domain-containing protein — MSNITTSLFQEMVQAASTRLGNQAEYVNSLNVFPVPDGDTGTNMGMTIENGAKEVADKPASTVGEVGQILSKGLLMGARGNSGVITSQLFRGFGQAIKDKEELTGKDLAHAFQSGVEVAYKAVMKPVEGTILTVSRGAATAALKKAEETDDAVEVMRAALDGAKGALAKTPEMLPVLKEVGVVDSGGQGLVFIYEGFLAALTGEYIASEDFKATPAVMTEMINAEHHKSVAEHVATEDIKYGYCTEIMVALKQGPTYVKEFNYDEFQGFLSGLGDSLILVNDDEIAKVHVHTEDPGLVLQEGLKYGALKKVKVDNMRNQHDAVLEKDQAQSAAASQEAKDFAIVAVCAGDGLADIFKSQGVDYVISGGQTMNPSTEDILKAIDAVNAKNVIILPNNKNIFMAAQSAAEVSEVPAAVVETRTVPQGFTSLLAFNPTQSLEENVEAMTASLSDVVSGSVTLAVRDTSIDGLEIHQDDNLGMVDGKIVVSNPDMTTTLKETFAKMIDEDSEIITIYVGEDGSQELAEEMADYLESTYEDVEVEIHEGKQPVYPYLMSVE; from the coding sequence GTGTCAAATATTACAACAAGTTTATTCCAAGAAATGGTTCAAGCTGCTAGCACCCGTCTTGGAAATCAAGCAGAATATGTAAACTCCCTTAATGTTTTCCCTGTACCAGATGGTGATACAGGAACAAACATGGGAATGACAATTGAAAATGGTGCCAAAGAAGTTGCAGACAAACCTGCATCTACTGTTGGAGAAGTTGGACAAATCCTTTCAAAAGGTCTTTTGATGGGTGCACGTGGTAACTCAGGTGTTATTACATCTCAATTATTCCGTGGATTCGGTCAAGCAATCAAAGATAAAGAAGAATTGACTGGTAAAGACCTTGCACATGCCTTCCAATCAGGTGTTGAAGTTGCTTACAAAGCTGTTATGAAACCTGTTGAAGGTACTATTTTGACTGTTTCTCGTGGTGCTGCAACTGCTGCGCTTAAAAAAGCTGAAGAAACTGATGATGCTGTTGAAGTTATGCGTGCTGCACTTGATGGTGCAAAAGGCGCTTTGGCTAAAACACCAGAAATGCTTCCTGTTTTGAAAGAAGTTGGTGTTGTCGATTCAGGTGGTCAAGGTTTGGTCTTCATCTATGAAGGTTTCCTTGCTGCTTTGACTGGTGAATATATCGCTTCTGAAGATTTCAAAGCAACTCCAGCTGTTATGACAGAAATGATTAACGCTGAACACCACAAATCTGTAGCTGAACACGTTGCAACTGAAGATATCAAGTACGGTTATTGTACTGAAATCATGGTTGCTCTAAAACAAGGTCCTACTTACGTTAAAGAATTTAACTACGATGAGTTTCAAGGCTTTTTGAGTGGTTTAGGTGATTCTCTTATCTTAGTAAACGACGATGAAATTGCTAAAGTTCACGTCCACACAGAAGACCCAGGATTGGTCCTTCAAGAAGGTCTTAAATACGGTGCTCTTAAAAAAGTTAAAGTTGATAACATGCGTAACCAGCACGATGCTGTTCTTGAAAAAGATCAAGCTCAATCAGCAGCTGCTAGCCAAGAAGCAAAAGATTTCGCAATCGTTGCGGTATGTGCTGGTGATGGATTAGCTGACATCTTCAAATCACAAGGTGTTGACTACGTTATCTCAGGTGGCCAAACAATGAACCCATCTACAGAAGACATCTTGAAAGCTATTGATGCTGTTAACGCTAAAAATGTTATCATTTTGCCAAATAACAAAAACATCTTCATGGCTGCTCAATCAGCAGCAGAAGTGTCTGAAGTCCCAGCTGCAGTTGTTGAAACACGTACTGTACCTCAAGGATTTACAAGCTTGTTAGCCTTCAATCCAACTCAATCATTGGAAGAAAACGTTGAAGCTATGACTGCAAGCCTTTCAGATGTTGTTAGTGGTAGCGTAACACTTGCTGTTCGTGATACTTCAATTGATGGTCTTGAAATCCACCAAGATGACAACCTAGGTATGGTTGATGGTAAAATCGTGGTTTCAAACCCAGACATGACAACTACTTTGAAAGAAACATTCGCTAAAATGATTGACGAAGATAGCGAAATTATCACTATCTACGTTGGTGAAGATGGAAGCCAAGAATTGGCAGAAGAAATGGCTGATTACTTAGAATCGACTTACGAAGATGTAGAAGTTGAAATTCACGAAGGTAAACAACCAGTTTATCCATACTTGATGAGTGTTGAATAA
- a CDS encoding acetolactate synthase large subunit, whose translation MKQIRLKESKNGSELLLETLASLGIDTIFGYPGGAVLPLYDAIYNFDGIRHILARHEQGALHEAEGYAKSTGKLGVAIVTSGPGATNAITGIADGMSDSVPMLIFTGQVGMSGIGKDAFQEADIIGITMPITKYNYQIRDVADVPRIVTEAVHIATTGRPGPVVIDLPKNISAAKTTVYNDPTVDLPSYQPTLEPNALQVKKILTQLKKAKRPLIIAGGGVNYSGASKELIAFAERYNIPVVSTLLSLGVMPISHPLSLGMGGMHGSYASNMALTQCDFMINFGSRFADRLTGNPATFAKKAVVAHVDIDPAEIGKVVKTQIPIVGDAKRTLQILLEEDEVKTRHDDWTESVLANKAKAPFSYDFDETVIKPQHAIATIGKVTDGDAIVVTDVGQHQMWAAQFYPYKNERQLITSGGLGTMGFGIPAAIGAKLANPDKEVILFVGDGGFQMTNQELALLNGYGVPIKVVLINNHSLGMVRQWQESFYDEHRSESTFDDEPNFQMMAEAYGIAHHKFTDPKTLEEDLKVITENKPMLIEVAISNREHVYPMVPSGKSNSEMLGVKFNA comes from the coding sequence GTGAAACAGATTAGATTAAAAGAATCCAAGAATGGATCGGAATTATTATTGGAAACCTTGGCTAGTCTGGGGATTGATACGATTTTTGGCTACCCAGGTGGAGCCGTTCTGCCACTGTATGATGCGATTTATAACTTTGATGGTATTCGTCATATTTTGGCTCGTCATGAGCAAGGTGCCCTTCATGAAGCCGAAGGTTATGCTAAATCAACTGGTAAACTTGGCGTTGCTATTGTAACAAGTGGTCCTGGTGCAACGAACGCCATTACTGGTATTGCAGATGGTATGAGTGATAGTGTTCCAATGCTTATCTTTACCGGTCAAGTCGGAATGTCTGGTATTGGTAAAGATGCTTTCCAAGAAGCTGATATTATCGGTATCACAATGCCAATCACGAAATACAATTATCAGATTCGTGATGTTGCAGATGTGCCACGCATTGTGACAGAAGCTGTTCATATTGCAACAACAGGTCGACCTGGTCCAGTTGTTATTGACCTTCCGAAAAATATTTCGGCTGCTAAAACAACAGTTTATAATGATCCTACTGTTGATCTTCCAAGTTACCAACCAACCTTGGAACCAAATGCTTTGCAGGTCAAGAAAATTTTGACTCAGTTGAAAAAGGCAAAACGTCCGCTGATTATCGCTGGTGGTGGTGTCAACTACTCAGGTGCTTCTAAGGAGTTAATTGCTTTTGCAGAACGCTATAACATTCCTGTTGTTTCAACCTTACTGAGTTTGGGTGTTATGCCAATTAGTCATCCCCTTTCTCTGGGGATGGGTGGCATGCATGGTTCATATGCGTCAAATATGGCTTTGACACAATGTGACTTTATGATTAACTTCGGGTCGCGTTTTGCAGATCGTTTGACTGGTAATCCAGCTACTTTTGCTAAAAAAGCAGTGGTTGCTCATGTGGATATTGATCCTGCGGAAATCGGAAAAGTCGTCAAGACACAAATTCCAATCGTTGGTGATGCCAAGCGTACACTACAGATTCTTCTGGAAGAAGATGAAGTTAAAACACGTCACGATGATTGGACTGAATCAGTTCTTGCTAATAAAGCAAAAGCTCCATTTAGTTATGACTTTGATGAAACAGTTATCAAACCACAACATGCCATTGCTACAATTGGTAAAGTAACAGATGGCGACGCTATCGTGGTTACAGACGTCGGCCAACACCAAATGTGGGCAGCTCAATTTTATCCATATAAAAATGAGCGCCAATTGATTACATCTGGTGGTCTTGGAACAATGGGATTCGGAATTCCAGCTGCTATCGGTGCTAAGTTAGCGAATCCAGATAAAGAAGTTATTCTCTTTGTCGGTGATGGCGGTTTCCAAATGACAAACCAAGAGTTAGCTTTGCTAAATGGTTATGGTGTTCCGATTAAAGTGGTTCTGATTAACAACCACTCACTTGGTATGGTTCGTCAATGGCAAGAATCTTTCTACGATGAACATCGCAGTGAGTCAACTTTTGATGATGAGCCAAACTTCCAAATGATGGCAGAAGCCTATGGCATTGCTCACCACAAATTTACTGATCCGAAAACATTGGAAGAAGACTTGAAAGTCATCACTGAGAATAAACCAATGTTGATCGAAGTTGCGATTTCTAATCGTGAACATGTTTATCCAATGGTTCCATCAGGTAAATCAAATAGTGAAATGTTGGGGGTGAAGTTTAATGCGTAG
- a CDS encoding putative metal homeostasis protein, translating into MAEKNDLASAYRRLKSPNIKTRKRALKIIHEYKRYKRNM; encoded by the coding sequence ATGGCTGAAAAAAATGATTTAGCATCTGCATATCGCAGACTTAAAAGTCCCAATATCAAAACACGGAAACGTGCTCTGAAAATAATCCATGAATATAAACGGTATAAAAGAAACATGTAA
- the rpmB gene encoding 50S ribosomal protein L28, protein MAKVCYFTGRKTVSGNNRSHSMNKTKRAVKPNLQKVTILVDGKPKKVWASARALKSGKVERV, encoded by the coding sequence ATGGCTAAAGTTTGTTATTTCACAGGTCGTAAGACTGTATCAGGAAACAACCGTTCACACTCAATGAACAAAACTAAACGTGCAGTTAAACCAAATCTTCAAAAAGTTACTATTCTTGTAGATGGAAAACCTAAAAAAGTTTGGGCATCAGCTCGTGCGCTTAAATCTGGTAAAGTTGAACGCGTATAA
- the ilvC gene encoding ketol-acid reductoisomerase yields MAVTMEYEKDVKVAALDGKKIAVIGYGSQGHAHAQNLRDSGHDVIIGVRHGKSFDKAKEDGFDTYEVAEATKLADVIMVLAPDEIQAKLYAEEIAPNLEAGNALGFAHGFNIRFGYIKAPETVDVFMCAPKGPGHLVRRTYTEGFGVPALYAVYQDATGNAKDIAMDWSKGIGAARVGLLETTFKEETEEDLFGEQAVLCGGLTALIEAGFEVLTEAGYAPELAYFEVLHEMKLIVDLIYEGGFKKMRQSISNTAEFGDYVSGPRVITKDVKENMKAVLADIQSGKFAEDFVNDYQAGRPKLEAYRKEAAALEIEKVGAELRKAMPFVNQNDDDAFKIYN; encoded by the coding sequence ATGGCAGTAACAATGGAATACGAAAAAGACGTAAAAGTAGCAGCTCTTGATGGTAAAAAAATTGCCGTTATTGGTTATGGATCACAAGGTCATGCTCATGCTCAAAACTTGCGTGACTCAGGTCACGATGTTATCATTGGGGTTCGCCATGGTAAATCATTCGATAAAGCAAAAGAAGATGGATTTGATACTTATGAAGTAGCAGAAGCAACAAAACTTGCTGATGTTATCATGGTATTGGCTCCTGATGAAATCCAAGCTAAACTTTATGCTGAAGAAATTGCTCCAAACCTTGAAGCTGGTAACGCTCTTGGATTTGCACATGGTTTCAATATCCGTTTTGGATACATTAAAGCTCCAGAAACAGTAGATGTCTTCATGTGTGCTCCTAAAGGACCAGGTCACCTTGTTCGTCGTACTTACACAGAAGGATTTGGTGTACCAGCACTTTACGCTGTTTACCAAGATGCTACTGGTAATGCTAAAGACATCGCAATGGATTGGTCTAAAGGTATCGGTGCTGCACGTGTTGGACTTCTTGAAACAACATTTAAAGAAGAAACTGAAGAAGACCTCTTTGGTGAACAAGCAGTACTTTGTGGTGGTTTAACTGCTCTTATCGAAGCTGGTTTTGAAGTTCTTACTGAAGCTGGCTATGCTCCAGAATTGGCTTACTTTGAAGTTCTTCATGAAATGAAACTTATCGTTGACCTTATCTACGAAGGTGGATTCAAGAAAATGCGTCAATCAATTTCAAATACAGCTGAATTTGGTGACTACGTATCTGGACCACGTGTTATCACTAAAGATGTTAAAGAAAATATGAAAGCTGTTCTTGCTGATATCCAATCAGGTAAATTCGCTGAAGACTTTGTTAACGACTACCAAGCAGGTCGTCCAAAACTTGAAGCATACCGTAAAGAAGCTGCAGCTCTTGAAATTGAAAAAGTGGGTGCTGAACTTCGTAAAGCAATGCCTTTTGTTAACCAAAACGATGACGATGCATTCAAAATTTATAACTAA
- a CDS encoding SPFH domain-containing protein — protein sequence MILIVLAIFLIIILSVVASTLYVVRQQTVVIIERFGKYQTTSGSGIHVRLPFGIDKIAARIQLRLLQSEIVVETKTKDNVFVTLNVATQYRVNEQNVTDAYYKLMRPEAQIKSYIEDALRSSVPKLTLDELFEKKDEIALEVQHQVAEEMSTYGYIIVKTLITKVEPDAEVKQSMNEINAAQRKRVAAQELANADKIKIVTAAEAEAEKDRLHGVGIAQQRKAIVDGLAESIQELKDANVGMTEEQIMSILLTNQYLDTLNTFAAKGNQTLFLPNHPEGIEDIRTQILSSLKAK from the coding sequence ATGATTTTAATTGTTTTAGCTATTTTTCTTATCATTATTTTGAGTGTTGTTGCTAGCACGCTTTATGTGGTACGTCAACAAACTGTTGTTATTATCGAACGTTTTGGGAAATACCAAACAACATCTGGTAGTGGGATTCATGTTCGTTTACCATTTGGTATTGATAAAATTGCTGCGCGAATTCAATTACGTTTGTTGCAATCTGAAATTGTTGTGGAAACTAAGACTAAAGATAATGTTTTTGTAACCTTAAATGTTGCCACACAATACCGTGTGAATGAACAAAATGTGACAGATGCTTATTACAAACTCATGCGTCCTGAAGCTCAAATCAAATCATACATCGAAGATGCTCTTCGTTCATCTGTTCCAAAATTGACTTTGGATGAATTATTTGAGAAAAAAGATGAAATTGCTCTTGAAGTGCAACACCAAGTGGCTGAAGAAATGTCAACTTACGGCTACATTATTGTTAAAACATTGATTACTAAAGTTGAGCCTGATGCTGAAGTTAAACAATCAATGAATGAAATCAATGCTGCGCAACGTAAACGTGTAGCGGCTCAAGAATTAGCTAATGCGGATAAAATTAAAATTGTAACAGCTGCAGAAGCTGAAGCTGAAAAAGATCGCCTTCATGGTGTTGGTATTGCCCAACAACGTAAAGCGATTGTCGATGGTCTAGCTGAGTCAATTCAAGAATTAAAAGATGCCAATGTAGGCATGACTGAAGAACAAATCATGTCTATTCTATTGACTAACCAATATCTTGATACCTTAAATACATTTGCGGCTAAGGGCAATCAAACATTGTTCTTGCCAAATCATCCAGAAGGTATTGAAGATATTCGTACACAAATTTTGTCATCATTGAAAGCTAAATAG
- the ilvD gene encoding dihydroxy-acid dehydratase, whose translation MRSDMIKVGVDKAPARGLLYATGQVKSAKDMQKPFIAICNSYIDIVPGHVHLRELADVAKEAIREMGGIPFEFNTIGVDDGIAMGHIGMRYSLPSREIIADAAETVINAHWFDGVFYIPNCDKITPGMILAALRTNVPAVFCSGGPMKGGIDMTGHQATLSSLFEAVGTYQAGDMSKKELDYLEQNACPTCGSCAGMFTANSMNSLMEVLGLALPGNGTVLAVSDQRRELVRQAAKHLMDNVKNNLRPRDIITKEAIDDAFALDMAMGGSTNTVLHTLAIAREAGIDYNLTDINEIAKKTPYLSKIAPSSVYTMHDVQEAGGISAIINQLIKKGTIKGDRITVTGKTLKENVAGAEIKNEEIIHPIEHPISPVGGLSVLYGNIAQDGAVIKVGGVDPSVKIFRGKAICCDSQDEALELIDNGTVKKGHVVVIRYEGPQGGPGMPEMLAPTSKIVGRGLGKDVALITDGRFSGATRGIAIGHVSPEAAEGGNIALIEDGDEIYIDLTNRTIDLLVDDATLEERRKHLKPFKSKISSGWLRRYTAFASSANFGGSMMTQEEFEERKAEREKQENK comes from the coding sequence ATGAGAAGTGACATGATTAAGGTAGGTGTGGATAAAGCACCAGCCCGTGGTCTTCTTTATGCAACCGGGCAAGTAAAATCTGCTAAAGACATGCAAAAACCATTTATCGCAATTTGTAATTCTTACATTGATATTGTTCCTGGACATGTTCATTTGCGTGAATTGGCAGATGTCGCCAAGGAAGCTATCCGTGAAATGGGTGGTATTCCTTTTGAATTCAATACCATTGGGGTAGACGACGGAATTGCTATGGGGCATATTGGAATGCGTTATAGTCTTCCATCACGTGAAATCATTGCGGATGCTGCTGAAACAGTTATCAATGCGCACTGGTTTGACGGTGTTTTCTACATTCCTAACTGTGATAAAATTACGCCAGGTATGATTTTAGCTGCACTTCGTACCAATGTTCCTGCAGTCTTTTGTTCAGGTGGTCCGATGAAGGGCGGTATTGATATGACAGGTCACCAAGCAACTTTGTCAAGCCTTTTTGAAGCTGTCGGAACTTATCAAGCTGGTGATATGTCTAAGAAAGAATTGGATTATTTGGAACAAAATGCTTGTCCAACATGTGGTTCATGTGCAGGGATGTTTACAGCTAATTCTATGAACTCTCTTATGGAAGTGCTAGGCCTTGCTCTTCCTGGAAATGGTACTGTTCTTGCGGTATCTGATCAACGTCGTGAATTGGTTCGTCAAGCAGCCAAACATTTGATGGATAATGTTAAAAATAACTTACGTCCAAGAGATATCATCACTAAAGAAGCTATTGATGATGCTTTTGCTCTTGATATGGCTATGGGTGGTTCTACCAATACCGTTCTTCATACGCTTGCTATCGCACGTGAAGCGGGTATCGATTATAATTTAACAGATATCAATGAAATTGCTAAGAAGACGCCATATTTGTCTAAAATTGCACCATCAAGTGTTTATACTATGCACGATGTCCAAGAAGCAGGTGGTATCTCAGCTATTATTAATCAATTGATTAAAAAAGGTACTATCAAGGGTGATCGTATTACAGTTACTGGTAAGACTTTGAAAGAAAATGTAGCTGGTGCAGAAATTAAGAATGAAGAAATCATTCACCCAATTGAACATCCAATTTCTCCAGTGGGTGGTTTGTCAGTTCTTTACGGTAATATCGCACAAGATGGAGCTGTTATTAAAGTTGGTGGTGTTGACCCTTCTGTTAAAATATTCCGTGGTAAAGCGATTTGCTGTGATTCACAAGATGAAGCACTTGAATTGATTGACAATGGTACTGTTAAAAAAGGCCATGTTGTTGTTATTCGTTACGAAGGTCCTCAAGGTGGTCCAGGTATGCCAGAAATGCTCGCACCAACTTCTAAAATCGTTGGACGTGGGCTTGGTAAAGATGTTGCCTTGATTACTGATGGTCGTTTCTCAGGGGCTACTCGTGGGATTGCTATTGGTCACGTGTCACCAGAAGCTGCAGAAGGAGGTAACATTGCCCTTATTGAAGATGGCGATGAAATTTATATTGATTTAACAAATCGAACAATTGATTTGCTTGTGGATGATGCCACATTAGAAGAACGTCGTAAACATTTGAAACCATTTAAGTCAAAAATTTCAAGCGGTTGGTTACGTCGTTACACAGCTTTTGCGTCATCAGCAAACTTTGGTGGTTCAATGATGACTCAAGAAGAGTTTGAAGAACGTAAAGCAGAACGTGAAAAACAAGAAAATAAATAA
- a CDS encoding Asp23/Gls24 family envelope stress response protein — MTVKINTKDGQIELSDDVIATVVGGSATEIFGVVGMASKSALKDNFQALLRKENYAKGVVVKSTESGISVDVYTVMSYGVKISEVSKNIQERVKFNLENQLGLSADMVNVYVQNIKVVGED, encoded by the coding sequence ATGACTGTGAAAATTAATACAAAAGATGGCCAAATTGAGTTATCTGACGACGTAATTGCAACTGTTGTTGGTGGTTCAGCAACAGAAATTTTTGGTGTTGTTGGTATGGCAAGTAAAAGTGCTCTTAAGGATAATTTTCAAGCGCTTCTGCGTAAAGAAAACTACGCAAAAGGTGTTGTTGTCAAATCAACAGAAAGTGGTATTTCAGTCGATGTTTACACTGTGATGTCATACGGTGTGAAAATTTCTGAAGTATCTAAGAACATTCAGGAACGTGTCAAGTTCAACCTCGAAAATCAACTTGGCCTTTCAGCAGACATGGTGAATGTTTACGTACAAAATATTAAAGTTGTAGGAGAAGATTAG